In Haladaptatus cibarius D43, the sequence AATCCGGCGTCGCGGAAGGCGCGGGCGATGACGTGTGCGCCGCGGTCGTGGCCGTCAAGACCGACTTTTGCGACGAGACAGCGAATCGACTGCGATTCCTGATCTGCGCTCATACACACCCCTTCCCCGCGTTCGGGTTTCACTTTAACGGAAATACGTGTGAAACCGTAGTTGTTAAACCGCAAGTCGAATTGCAAGCAGAGAACGCAAAGACGTGATCCCGAGCGTTCGACAATCCACAATGGCGCGCCTGTGCTGACAGCGTGCGAGGGATGAGGCTTACAAGACGCATTGCGTCTTGCTGACCTGCGACTGTGGCCCGCAGGTATCGCAGGCCGAAGGCCGAGAAACGCAGTCGGTTGGGGAGGTGGTTTTGGCGATGCGGTTGCGGTCATCTGTTGACTAGTAAAAATCTCCACGCCGTGATTCACCCATGACGAACGACCTTCGTTCGAATCGCGTTACCCTCATCCGATGCGAATCCAATTCTTGCCCGTAATGCGATTCCTTTTGACGCCCGACTTCCTACCATCACTCAAATGACCCTCACGAAGCGAATCATCCCGTGTATCGACGTGGACTTGGACGACGATGGGAATCCCGCGGTGTACACCGGCGTCAACTTCGAGGACTTGCAGTACACCGGCGACCCGGTGGAGATGGCGCGCCAGTACAACGAGGCGGGCGCAGACGAGTTCGTGTTCCTGGACATCACGGCCAGCGCGGACGGCAGAGAAACGATGCTCGACGTAGTTTCCAGCGTGGCCGACGAGGTGTTCATCCCCCTCACCGTCGGCGGCGGCATCCGAACGCGCGAGGACATCAAAGAAACCCTTCGCGCGGGCGCGGACAAAGTCTCCATCAACACCGCCGCGCTGGAGCGCCCGGAGTTGGTGACGGAGGGCGCAACCGCGTTCGGTAGTCAGTGCATCGTCATCAGCGTGGACGCCCGCAGGCGATTCGACGAGCAGGGCGAACACTACGAACAGGTCGATGGCGAATCCTGCTGGTTCGAATGCACGGTCAAAGGTGGCCGTGAAGGAACCGACATCGACGTGGTCGAATGGGCAGAAGAAGCCCAATCCCGCGGCGCGGGCGAGTTGTTCGTCAACTCCATCGACGCGGACGGGACGAAAGACGGCTACGACGTCCCCTTGACGAGGGCGGTCTGTGACTCGGTTTCCACGCCGGTCATCGCCTCCTCCGGATGCGGCGGCCCGGAAGATGCCTACGAGGTGTTCACCGAGGCGAACGCGGACGCGGCCCTCGCTGCCTCTATTTTCCACTTCGGCGAATATTCGATTGAGGAAGTAAAGGAGTATCTCGCGGAGCGCGACGTGCCGGTTCGGTTGTAATCTACACCAGTCGCATTTCGTGGTCGCTCTGCCGTCGCATCAAAAGC encodes:
- the hisF gene encoding imidazole glycerol phosphate synthase subunit HisF, with the protein product MTLTKRIIPCIDVDLDDDGNPAVYTGVNFEDLQYTGDPVEMARQYNEAGADEFVFLDITASADGRETMLDVVSSVADEVFIPLTVGGGIRTREDIKETLRAGADKVSINTAALERPELVTEGATAFGSQCIVISVDARRRFDEQGEHYEQVDGESCWFECTVKGGREGTDIDVVEWAEEAQSRGAGELFVNSIDADGTKDGYDVPLTRAVCDSVSTPVIASSGCGGPEDAYEVFTEANADAALAASIFHFGEYSIEEVKEYLAERDVPVRL